The Astyanax mexicanus isolate ESR-SI-001 chromosome 12, AstMex3_surface, whole genome shotgun sequence genome window below encodes:
- the LOC125806135 gene encoding voltage-dependent R-type calcium channel subunit alpha-1E-like — MARFGDDVPGLLVAVDTGSERSRTREAPAVSTGGVSPVFKQTKAQRARTMALYNPIPVRQNCFTVNRSLFIFSEDNVVRKYAKKIIEWPYPFLLVLMSETEPDPASPPSVPLLETDQSEQDGLREEWMH; from the exons ATGGCTCGCTTCGGAGACGATGTTCCGGGGCTGCTGGTTGCCGTGGACACCGGGTCCGAGCGCAGCCGCACCCGGGAAGCGCCCGCCGTCTCCACCGGAGGGGTCTCACCCGTCTTCAAACAGACCAAAGCGCAGCGAGCGCGCACCATGGCCCTGTACAACCCCATCCCCGTCCGGCAGAACTGCTTCACCGTCAACAGGTCGCTCTTCATCTTCAGCGAGGATAACGTGGTCAGGAAGTACGCCAAGAAGATCATAGAGTGGCCATATCCTTTCCTTTTGG TGCTTATGTCAGAGACAGAGCCTGACCCCGCCTCGCCTCCGTCTGTGCCTCTCCTGGAGACAGATCAATCTGAGCAGGACGGTCTGCGTGAGGAATGGATGCATTAG